The following nucleotide sequence is from uncultured Draconibacterium sp..
GGCGTCAACTACTTCGGCACCAAATTCTTCTACTTTATCGGCAAGTTGTTTTTGATAGCCTTTTAACCTGTCTAACAATCCGTCAAACTGATCCCAATAAGTATCTAATCCGATACCAAACAATCCTATTTTAGTCATATTTAATGTTTAATATTTTTATTTCTATAATCAATCAATAATTGTCACCTGGGGGTCTTTTTAGTTTTAATTTTTATCATTTGAATACAGAAAAGCATTCTATTCTGTTAAAGTCACTATAATTAAGTTCTTTCATAAGTTTACGTTATTGGCTCTCTTCGATTGCACAAAAAGAATGAGTTTTAAAAGTATCTAACTAATTAATATTTACAAAAAACGCTAGAAATATCAGTTCATCTTACCCCCTAGCAATCAACTCTATAAATATCTAATACATTTATAAAATATTAAATTCACAATTTGATATATTAATTGCACAAAATGACACACATTTAACTCACTCGGTCAAAATTCACTGAATAAGCTACCACATCATGAATTACTTGAGTAAACAAAACCATTCCACCGGTATTGAAATAGGATTGCAACTCAAACCCGGAATACAAAACCACAATACAAGTAATTCCTTTCAATGGTAATATTTATGTTTTTCCCGATAAAATTATTCTGTCGTTTCCATGATTTGAAACTCCAAAATAACAGCAGGTTCTTTGGCTTCGGAAATATACAATCGACATTTTTCGCTACACAGTTTATCGAACGTTAATTCGTTGTTTGCACCACATGTTGTACCTGTAACGATATCCTTCCATTGACTTTCATCCCAAAATTGAATTTTATAATTTTTAATATTGCTTCCCAATTCATTTATTACAACCTTATTAAAGGTTTGAGGTTTTATCCACGAAACTTCGAGCCATTCATTTTCAATACCATCCGATTTCCAGGCTGTTTCCAAATTATCGTCGTTGGCTTTAAACGCCTCAAATCCTGGAAGCTTTTCCGAAACAATGTGCATTGATGACGCACTAATACGGGCAATTTTCGATAAATTATTGCCTTTGTTAACCGGTTCGGGGAATTTGGTTTTGGGTAGTTTTTCTACACTAAAGTCGTACATACCAGACTCTACCTGGTAAATTTCATAATTGCCAACGGCAGCACTCTTCTCTGCTCCCAGATAGGTAATTCCTTCTGCGTTTTCAGCAATTAATCCATTTTCGTAAATTTCTTCTTTTGTTACAGCCGGAATGTAAACTTTAGCGGTGCAATTTGGTGGTATTTCAATGTGATAGCTTGCTGATTTTTGTGTTCGTTTCCAGTTCACTACAATTTGCCCATAGAGCGATTCAAACTCGGTATTGGCTGAAGTTAGGTCACCAACAGGTGTTGGTTTTATTATGAAATTCCTCATTCCATAATCTTGGTTATTCGGACGAATACCTCCAAATCCTTTAATGAAATACGCACCTATCCCCGTATAGCAGGTATGGATTTGACTATTTCCAACAGCCGACCAACGTTCCGGCCAAGTTGTGTGCCCTTGCCTGATAAAGTAACCATAACTCGGATGTCGGGTGTCTTGCAAAAGTTCATAAATCAAATCCATACGTTCGCCATACTCGGCAAAAAAGCGGGTATAAAGCGCCTGCCCCGAACTTCCGGTATCGTAATAAGGGAAAGTATAAAGCATGTTGTCTTCCAGCTGAGCAGTAACTTTTCCCACTTCCTCGGGTGGCGTAACTCCGGCCAACAAGGCAAAAGCCTGATTCACTTGTCGTCCATCGAGATATTTGCCAGTGGTGGCATCATACGAGAGTATGTGCGTGGCTTTTTGCTGAACCTTTAAACGATCGGCATACATTTTAGCATCTTCGGTTTTACCCAAGGCAGCAGCCATATTTTTTGAGCAATCGAGCATGTATGCGTAGGTGCAGTTGTTAAAGTGAGCCGCTTCGGGCGAATTGCTGCTATCCCAGAAATTACCACGTGGAGTACACCAGTCGCCAAGGCCGGGCATTTCTCGTTTGCCGCGTGCGCCAATTTTTAAGGCACCTCCTGTTTCAAAGTCCGAATGCTCGTACATCCACTCCATCCATCTGTGCATGGATTGGTAATTATCCTCCAGAAATTGTTTGTCACCCATCATTTTATAGGTTTCCCAAATGGTAATGGGACTATTGGCTTTCCACATCAGGAAAGGTCGATCTTCTTCATTAATAACGGCACGAATCTGCCCATCAGCAAACTGTGCATCTCGCATAAACTGCGAATATTGATCCATATACGCGCCCGTTTCGTAGTTAGGAAAGGCATCACCATACATTGCAGCTACGGTAACTTCGCCCCAGCCACGGCGCTCGCGGTGCGGACAATCCACTAAAATTCCATCCATCGTATTGGCAATGTATGTATTCAGGTTCACTTGGTAGATTTGGTTCAGCAGGGTGTCCGAACTTTCGAACGTACTTATTTGCTTACGGTTGTTGGTAACAACATAGCCTTTAATGTCTTTTAATTCCGGCTTATAATTTAATCCATATACCGTAATCCAACGTCCGGCTCCGTAATTAAAGCGGTTTGTGAAGGTACCTTCTCCACTCTTACCAAAAATATACTTACTCTTTTGTTTCCAGTTCATTACCACCTCAGTCTGGTCACTAATTTCAAACAGCACAGAATCGCCTTCAGCGCCATTGTACAAGTTCATTTCAAAAAAACCAGTATAATTTTCGCCCATGTCAATGCGGTAGGTGCCATCCTCGTTATCTTTAACTTCTTTAGCTTGCAGTTCTCTTAATTTCACCTGCGGTTCAACCATTTGGGCGCTTAACTCAGCTGTTATTGGAGTAAATCCCGCCTTAACACTTCTACTTTTATTCGAATTAATGGCAATTTCAACGCTGTATCCCTCCGGGTATAAGGCATTGAATTTTTGATGATCATATTCCACGGCATTCTGCCAATCGCGATCATCATAGGCTGCCGTATTCCAATCGTCTTCGCGCAAACGGTCGTCAATTATTTCACCGCCAAAACGTAAAATATCCCAATCGCCATAATATTCGCTATAACTTTTTTTACACTTCCAGCTTTCATCCGTTCCGAGACTGATTTGCTCATCACCCGCGGAAATTTCAACCTGTGCTTTAAAAACAAAAGGAACATTGCGGTATTCCCGTATTCTTCTCCAACGCGCCCATCCGGCAGCGTGCCAAACAGCAATTACATTGTCGCCTTTGTTTAAATTTTCAGTGATATCGTAAGTGAGGTAGGGAATGCGCTTTTTCATATAAGAAGAAACCGGATTCATTACATTATCGGTCACTTTTTGCCCATTTACATATAATTCGTGGTACCCAAATGATCCTACGTAAATGTAAGCTGACTCTGCCTTGTTTTTCAGTTTTAGGTTTTTGCGGTACCAGTTATGGTCCGATTTGGATTGGTCTGGCTTCATTATCCATTTACCGTTCCAATCTTCCGGGTTTAATAAACCAACGGTAAACTTTGCTGGCTCACTCCATTCCGAAACCTGTTCGTTCATATCCCACACCCGAACCTTCCAATAGCATTCCTGATTGGAAGTTAACTCAGAACCTTTGTACACCACATTTACCGACTGATTTGAATTTTGTTTGCCTGAGTTCCATAAATCTCCGTTGTTATTGGCCAAAACATCTTCAGACGAAGCAACCAAAACCTGATAGGCCGATTGTTTTTGTCCTCGCGTTTTCTGCGCATCAAATATTTTCCAACTTAATCGCGGTGTCGTATTATCTATACCCAAAGGATTCGTGCGATATTCACAACGCAGGTCATTTACTTCGAGCGATGAGCTACAACTACTTAGCCCAATAAGCAAAAGACAAATAATAATTGTGCTAATAAATCTAATCTTCATAGTTCGTTTTGTATTGTTGTCCTTTTAATCATTCAGCAAACTAAAAAACTAAGTTTTTAAGGTGTTTAATTGAAAAACATCAGCTCGGCAATAGCGGGTAATGAATTGGACTCTTGAATATTTAACCGGCATTTGGTACTGATAACCGATTTAAAATGATGCTGTTTATTCGCACCACAGGCCACGCCTTCAGCCAGTTTATTCCATCCATTTCCATCCCAATATTCAATAGTGTAACTCTTGATGTTGTTACCTGTTTCATTAATAACCACCTGATTAAAGGTTTGCGGTTTTACCCATTCCACTTCCAGCCATTCATTTTCTGAAGTTTTGGCTTTCCATGCTGTTTCTAAATTTTCATCATTGGCTCTAAAAGCTTCAAATACGGGTAACTTCTCAGACTTTATGGTCATCGAGGAGGCATTCATCCGTCCGATTAAGGCAAGGTTTTCCACTTTCTCTAATGGATCGGGATACCCTGTTTCAGGCATCCCATTCACAGTAAAGTCATATACCCCTGAGCCTAACTCATAAATCACATAGTTTCCTACTGCATCGCTTTTTTCTGTACCGATGTAACTAATGCCATTTACCTGATCAGCCACTATTTCACTTTCCATCACATCCCTTTTTTCTTTAGCAGGCAGATATACTTTTGCTGTTGTATTTACAGGTATTTCAATTTGATAACGGGCTGTTGTATCATTTTTCTCCCAATTCACCAGAATATCTCCGAACATGGATTGGTATGTTGTATTTGCATAGTTTAAATCTCCAACAGGCGCTGGCTTTACAATAAAATTCTGCATTCCCGGACGTTCTGTATTTGGACGAATGCCCCCAAAGCCTTTGATGAAATAACCACCAATACCGGTATAACAGGTGTGAATCTGACTTCCTCCTGTTGCCGACCAACGCTCGGGCCATACGGTTTTTCCTTCCCTGATGAAATAACCATAACTGGGGTGACGAGTATCTTGCAGCAACTCGTAAATCAAATCCATACGTTCGGCGTACTCTGTAAAAAAACGCGTGTAAAGCCCCTGACCTGAACTGCCCGTATCATAGTATGGGAATTTATAAAGTACCTGATCTACCAGGTTAGCATATACTCTTTCCTGCTCAGTTTCGGGCGTAACCCCTGCAAACAATGCAAAAGCCTGGTTTACCTGGTGGCCTTCGCCATATTTTCCGGTTGCTGGGTCGTATGATTGTTCGTGAGTAGCTTTTTGCTGCACTTTCAGGCGGTTGGCGTACAATGCTGCATCCTCTTTTTTGTTTAATACCGAAGCAATATTTTGAGCACAATTGAGCATATAAGCATACACACAATTATTGAAATGTGCCGATTCCGGAGAATTACTTGCACTCCAGAAATTACCGCGTGGCGTACACCAATCTCCCAAACCCGGAAATTCCAACGAACCCCGTTCCCCAATTTTGAGCGCACCTCCGGTTGCATTATCTGAATGCTCAAACAACCAGTTCATCCACTTTTTCATGGTATCATAATGGTTTTCAAGTAAACGCTCATCACCCAACATACGGTAGGTTTCCCAAATGGTAACGGGGCTGTTGGCTATCCACATTAAAAAGTAAAAATCATCGCCATTAATTACGGCACGCATTTTTCCATCATCGGCCTGGGCATCTTGCATAAACTGGGCATATTGTTGCATGTAAGCCCCGCTTTCGAAGTTTGGTAAGGCATCGCCATACATGGCAGCCACCGTAACTTCACCCCATCCCCGGCGCTCGCGGTGCGGGCAATCCACCAAAATGCCATCAATGGTATTAGCCAAATAGGTTCTTAAATTGATTTCATATATTTTATTCAACAATTCACTTGAACTCTCAAAGCTACTGATTTGCTTGCGGTTATTGGTTATAACGTAACCTATAGCATCCTTCAATTCCGGTTTATAGTGAATACCTGATATCGTTATCCATCGGCCACCTGCTAAATTAAAACGGTTTGTAAAATGACCGGTTCCGGTTTTGTCATAGACATACATACTCTTCTGCTTATAGCTGGATTTACGCCCGGTTTGGTCTGCTATTTCAAATACAACCGTATCACCTTCAGAGCCATTGTACATATTCATCTCAAAAAAACCTGTATAGTTTTCGCCCATATCAATGACATAAGTGCCCTCCTCGTTTTTCTTCACTCCAATGGGCTTTATTTCTTTAAACTTCACTTGTGGCTCCACCATTTGAGCACTAAGCGTAGCTGTTATTTTACTGCTCGGAGGATTGTCGTCGGTACCTGGCACCAGCACAGCACCTTTAGGACCCAAAGTAATATCTGCAATGCCAACTTCTTGCGCCTGCGACTGATCAAACACGACAGCATTGTCCCACTCGAGGTCGTTATATTCCGCTGTATTCCAATCGTCTTCACGCAGGCGCTCGTCAATTATTTCACCGCCAAAGCCCAAAATATCCCATCGCCCAACATAAGCGCTATGGCTTTTTTTGCACTTCCAACTGGTATCAGTGACCAGGAGTAAATTTTGGTCAGCAAATCGAATATCTGCTTGTGCTTTAAAAACAAAAGGAGGGTCATAGTACTCTTTAATTCTCCCCCAGCGTGCCCAGCCGGCAGCATGCCAAATACCAATTACATTATCGCCCTTTTGCAAATAAGGCTTAATATTGTAAGTGAGGTAAGGCAAACGTTTTTTCATAAAGGAATACACCGGATTCATGACACCTTCGGTCACTTTATGTCCGTTGACATAAATTTCGTGGTAACCAAAAGACGCAACATAAACCATTGCTTTGTCAGGATTATCTTGCAAAGTAAAATTCTTGCGGTACCAATTATGGTCTTTTTTACTTTGATCTTCTTTGTAGATCCATTCACCTTTCCAGTCTTCCGGGTTTAATAAGCCAATGCTAAACAAGGCAGGTTTGCTCCAATCCGATACTTTTCCATTCATATCCCAAATGCGCACCTTCCAGTAGCACTCTTGGTTTGAAGTTAATGCGGCGCCAACACAGGCAACATTAACCGACTGGTTTGACATTTGCTTGCCTGAATCCCACAGATCACCAATATTCTTATTTAACTCCTCCTCTGAGGATGCCACCAGTACTTGATAAGCTGTTTGTTTCTGACCGCGCGTTTGTTGGTCATCACTGATTTTCCAACTTAAACGCGGATTCACATTGTCGATGCCCAAAGGATTTACACGGTATTCGCACCGTAAGTCTACTGTTTGCACGTGAGAGTTACAACTGGATATTATTGCTACCATTAAAATAGATAACAAGACAAATGTTGTGGCATTCAACTTTTTGGATTCTATGTTTTTCATTTTCCTAGTTTTCTAATTCTCTACTTGTATTAAACGAACGGGGCCGAGCAATCCGGAAGAAAGCGGTTCTGTATATTTAAATGCCTCCATCGATTGTTTTGTAGTGAATGTGTACCTGCCCGTATGATATTCTTTTCCTCCCATTAGCCCGTTTTCGAACTTAACGGTGCGTACATTGGCATCAGTTGCCTGGCGGTCGCCCAACAAACGGTTAACCCAGCGATTGGCAACCTCAATTTCCAATTCGTTTGTGCCTTGTTTTAAGTCTTTGGAGATATCAATTCGCCACGGGGCACACCAAACTACACCCATATCTTTTCCGTTTAACTTAACACGGGCAATGTCGTTTACTACGCCCAGATCTATGTAGTGAGGTTTCTTAGTTAATTCCTCCAACTCAAAAACCTTTTTGTAAATGGCAATTCCTGAATAGTATTTTATCCCACGCATTTCGTGCTTTGTCCAATCTTGCAATTCGGCAAACTCAATATTTTCGGGTCCTCCAAATTTTGTATTGAACGAAACATTCCAGGCCCCTGTAATTGTTTTTACTTCGGAAAAAGCGGGGAAGTTACTTTGCCTTTCTTTTGAAGCTAAACTTGCCTCGTTTCCTGAAAATGTTACGAAAAAGCTTTCGTGGGGAAAGAATTCCATTGGGATTATAGTTAAGCCATTTTCAACCGAGTAATTGGCAATTTCTCTGGTTTCTCCGGTAGTACCAATCCACAGTTCAGGTTTGCCCACCGCACGGAAGGTGCAAGCAATTTTTTGAAAATCGTTAGTTCGATTTGCCACAAAATAAATATCCTGCTCATCGGTTTTTCTGTGTCCGAAACGAATGCTGTTGTTCTCCGATTTAAAATCTTCTACAATGTTTAGTTGAGCCAATAGTTCTGCTGTTGCTTTGTAAGATGGATATAAATCATCGGTTTTAAGATTTCCTCCCCAACAAATTTTGCCTTTGCCTATTCCTGTTTTGCTCAGCTCATCAGGTGTGTCAGATGTTCCCCAAAGCTTTTCTGCGAGTTTTTTCACCTCTTCATCACATTGCGGATAATTTACTAAACTTGGTGATTTTAACGGAGGCATACCAATTACCTTTGCTCCTTGTTCTATCAAAGAACTAATCTTTTTAAGCAACTCAGGAGTCATAGTTTCGAAATTTGGCAGAACCATAATCTCATACGAAGTAGAACCTTCAAAAGCAATCTTTCCATTTTCCACGCTTGCTCTTTTCATCAACAGTTTAGGCGAGCAGGCATCAAAACTATACGCTTTTTTATCGGGGATTGTACCGTTTTCGGTAATGGCATCTGCCGGAGGTGTAAAAACCATAGGCGCACCTTCGGGTGTTAAATATAGAATATCGGCAACCACCTGTCCTTGCTGCATCATGTGCGAACATCGACTAATGTACTCGTGATACGCACCAACCATTGGCCACCAGGTTTGTCCGCGGTCCCAATGTACACCATAACGTCCCATGGTCATTCCGGGACGGTGCTCTTCGCCTAACGGTTTGTGTGCAAAAGTATGGTACACAAAACGGTTAATTCCATGTGCCAGGGCCCAGTCGCTTTGGTCTTTCATATTGCCGGGATACAGTTTCCAGGCTTCAGTAGGTTGCGAAGTGAAAAC
It contains:
- a CDS encoding family 78 glycoside hydrolase catalytic domain, yielding MKNIESKKLNATTFVLLSILMVAIISSCNSHVQTVDLRCEYRVNPLGIDNVNPRLSWKISDDQQTRGQKQTAYQVLVASSEEELNKNIGDLWDSGKQMSNQSVNVACVGAALTSNQECYWKVRIWDMNGKVSDWSKPALFSIGLLNPEDWKGEWIYKEDQSKKDHNWYRKNFTLQDNPDKAMVYVASFGYHEIYVNGHKVTEGVMNPVYSFMKKRLPYLTYNIKPYLQKGDNVIGIWHAAGWARWGRIKEYYDPPFVFKAQADIRFADQNLLLVTDTSWKCKKSHSAYVGRWDILGFGGEIIDERLREDDWNTAEYNDLEWDNAVVFDQSQAQEVGIADITLGPKGAVLVPGTDDNPPSSKITATLSAQMVEPQVKFKEIKPIGVKKNEEGTYVIDMGENYTGFFEMNMYNGSEGDTVVFEIADQTGRKSSYKQKSMYVYDKTGTGHFTNRFNLAGGRWITISGIHYKPELKDAIGYVITNNRKQISSFESSSELLNKIYEINLRTYLANTIDGILVDCPHRERRGWGEVTVAAMYGDALPNFESGAYMQQYAQFMQDAQADDGKMRAVINGDDFYFLMWIANSPVTIWETYRMLGDERLLENHYDTMKKWMNWLFEHSDNATGGALKIGERGSLEFPGLGDWCTPRGNFWSASNSPESAHFNNCVYAYMLNCAQNIASVLNKKEDAALYANRLKVQQKATHEQSYDPATGKYGEGHQVNQAFALFAGVTPETEQERVYANLVDQVLYKFPYYDTGSSGQGLYTRFFTEYAERMDLIYELLQDTRHPSYGYFIREGKTVWPERWSATGGSQIHTCYTGIGGYFIKGFGGIRPNTERPGMQNFIVKPAPVGDLNYANTTYQSMFGDILVNWEKNDTTARYQIEIPVNTTAKVYLPAKEKRDVMESEIVADQVNGISYIGTEKSDAVGNYVIYELGSGVYDFTVNGMPETGYPDPLEKVENLALIGRMNASSMTIKSEKLPVFEAFRANDENLETAWKAKTSENEWLEVEWVKPQTFNQVVINETGNNIKSYTIEYWDGNGWNKLAEGVACGANKQHHFKSVISTKCRLNIQESNSLPAIAELMFFN
- a CDS encoding glycosyl hydrolase, with product MDMTRENIVKSFQTAFLFCFAIVLLIACSRNHSNNSLKQAFLNPPDSAKPGVYWYFMDGNLDREEMTKDLESMKEAGISNLIFLEVGIGVPRGSVDFMSEAWQDLYVHAVREAERLGIKILLGAGPGWCGSGGPWVKPEESMMHLVYSETEIVGGKKVDVELPIPEQRSTTWHTMSDPYYVDVAVYAIPNSAIPVIEDINEKALFERDPYTSKPNVKPWLPSLASYIEPESNKILAPSEVINVTEFLQEDGRLAWNAPNGNWTIIRMGKRVTGASTRPSPEPVIGLESNKMDTTAFRNHLRNYTDILLAKTAPLKKGVGWTGFHIDSWESGAQNWTEGIVEEFKQRRGYDPEPYLLAYTGRAVESVEITERFLWDLRQTCKELVLENHVEFAKAYAHKNGLELTIEPYDMNPAGDLDLGEIADVIMAEFWSDGFGFDASYAVLQATSIAHIKGSPVVGAEVFTSQPTEAWKLYPGNMKDQSDWALAHGINRFVYHTFAHKPLGEEHRPGMTMGRYGVHWDRGQTWWPMVGAYHEYISRCSHMMQQGQVVADILYLTPEGAPMVFTPPADAITENGTIPDKKAYSFDACSPKLLMKRASVENGKIAFEGSTSYEIMVLPNFETMTPELLKKISSLIEQGAKVIGMPPLKSPSLVNYPQCDEEVKKLAEKLWGTSDTPDELSKTGIGKGKICWGGNLKTDDLYPSYKATAELLAQLNIVEDFKSENNSIRFGHRKTDEQDIYFVANRTNDFQKIACTFRAVGKPELWIGTTGETREIANYSVENGLTIIPMEFFPHESFFVTFSGNEASLASKERQSNFPAFSEVKTITGAWNVSFNTKFGGPENIEFAELQDWTKHEMRGIKYYSGIAIYKKVFELEELTKKPHYIDLGVVNDIARVKLNGKDMGVVWCAPWRIDISKDLKQGTNELEIEVANRWVNRLLGDRQATDANVRTVKFENGLMGGKEYHTGRYTFTTKQSMEAFKYTEPLSSGLLGPVRLIQVEN
- a CDS encoding family 78 glycoside hydrolase catalytic domain, with amino-acid sequence MKIRFISTIIICLLLIGLSSCSSSLEVNDLRCEYRTNPLGIDNTTPRLSWKIFDAQKTRGQKQSAYQVLVASSEDVLANNNGDLWNSGKQNSNQSVNVVYKGSELTSNQECYWKVRVWDMNEQVSEWSEPAKFTVGLLNPEDWNGKWIMKPDQSKSDHNWYRKNLKLKNKAESAYIYVGSFGYHELYVNGQKVTDNVMNPVSSYMKKRIPYLTYDITENLNKGDNVIAVWHAAGWARWRRIREYRNVPFVFKAQVEISAGDEQISLGTDESWKCKKSYSEYYGDWDILRFGGEIIDDRLREDDWNTAAYDDRDWQNAVEYDHQKFNALYPEGYSVEIAINSNKSRSVKAGFTPITAELSAQMVEPQVKLRELQAKEVKDNEDGTYRIDMGENYTGFFEMNLYNGAEGDSVLFEISDQTEVVMNWKQKSKYIFGKSGEGTFTNRFNYGAGRWITVYGLNYKPELKDIKGYVVTNNRKQISTFESSDTLLNQIYQVNLNTYIANTMDGILVDCPHRERRGWGEVTVAAMYGDAFPNYETGAYMDQYSQFMRDAQFADGQIRAVINEEDRPFLMWKANSPITIWETYKMMGDKQFLEDNYQSMHRWMEWMYEHSDFETGGALKIGARGKREMPGLGDWCTPRGNFWDSSNSPEAAHFNNCTYAYMLDCSKNMAAALGKTEDAKMYADRLKVQQKATHILSYDATTGKYLDGRQVNQAFALLAGVTPPEEVGKVTAQLEDNMLYTFPYYDTGSSGQALYTRFFAEYGERMDLIYELLQDTRHPSYGYFIRQGHTTWPERWSAVGNSQIHTCYTGIGAYFIKGFGGIRPNNQDYGMRNFIIKPTPVGDLTSANTEFESLYGQIVVNWKRTQKSASYHIEIPPNCTAKVYIPAVTKEEIYENGLIAENAEGITYLGAEKSAAVGNYEIYQVESGMYDFSVEKLPKTKFPEPVNKGNNLSKIARISASSMHIVSEKLPGFEAFKANDDNLETAWKSDGIENEWLEVSWIKPQTFNKVVINELGSNIKNYKIQFWDESQWKDIVTGTTCGANNELTFDKLCSEKCRLYISEAKEPAVILEFQIMETTE